The window ACTGTAATTACTGTAATTACTTAGCGAAAAGCGATTTTACTGTGAAATTGAacataatattaattttaaatagaagaattaaaataattcaCTTCAGTGTTGGGGAAAACGCGCGGACTGCagttaaaatcacttaatttcttcttttgCTGGAGATACAGCTCAATAACAAACTTGATTTATATGATTAATTTGCTCTATTTCGTTACTTCTGTAAGCAATACTGCATTTAAAACGACTGCTATAAGCAAACATCATAAAAGTTTAATAAAAGACAAATACCTTTTGGAGGATAAATCCAGCTGCTGTCAGGAGGCACTTCAGATGTGACGCATGAACGAATCGTGCTGCTCCACGCGCGATGACTTGAGCGTGAGCTTTATGATGTCACGATATTAAAGCGTCGTGTCAGGGTGACCTTGACAACAGAAATGACTTCAGAAGTTACAAACATTAACTCTTTaccagccactgactgactagTTATCTAATCAATTAAGAGGCACCGCTTCCCCGCCAGTAACATGGTATATgcagtaggtggcgctgttACCCATCTTATAAAACAGCAAATCATTACTTGTGTAAAGCCTACATTATTTCAAGAAAGTTTTACACTACtggatatttattttaatattattgctAAGAAAACAATATGTTGGACTACAATATAATGAGAGAAATTAATAGTAAAAGTTTGGTTTGagactacactgaaaaaaatgattctttcaatttgctcaatttttttaaggtaagtggttgcaatcaatttatttaagctacatttaaacaaaactttttttattgtattttacaaTTGATTAAGTGTGGCTTAAATAGGTTGATTGCGGCCacttaagtttaaaaaaaatgtagtaaattgaattaatttttttcagtgtatttaatGTTGGACCGAtcagttaaatgttttaatttgttttacttatatacaTACAGTCATTATActgcaaaatatattttcttaccCTACTGAAAATTCCAGCTGGGCCCGGCGTGGGCTGGTGAGCTGGTTGTgtctggtctcccagcttggttttagctggttttgctgttGTGGCAGGCTGGTCTAGATGTGCTTTGATCACTTTTTaaactggtctagctggactagCTTTGCCGGACGGGGGGGACCAGCTTAGGCCATGCCACCTataaccagctaaaaccagctaccaggttgtgctggtcttggctggatttttcagtagggttagtatttttgttttgttttcagtatagatataaaaaaaaatatatttaattaagatgtattttcttgatgagtaaaaGAAAATAGGTCTAGTATTTAGACCAAAAGTATTAAAttttagtgattttgtgcataaaacaagcaaaaaaatctgccaatggggtaagcaaaaaaaatattgaaaatttttcttaaaaactaaattcaagaaaaattgaagaaaaattggtaacactttacaataaggttcattagttaacattagttaatctattaactaacttgaacaaaccatgagcaatacgtTTGTTACAggatttattcatctttgttaatgttagttaatacaaatttaagctttaattgtttgttcatgttggtTCAGAGTctattaactaatgttaacaagattttaataaagtattagtaattgttgaaactaatattaacaaagattaataaatgctgtatgtgtgcagttcattattagttcatgttaactaatgtagctaactaatgttaactaatgaaccttattgtaaagtgttaccgaaaaaTTTGCTACAccattggtagattttttttttttgctcgttttatgtactttttttttaatgtacttaaattcaatatttttggtctaaaatctaGGCTTATATCTAGGCttattttaaaagcatattaatttaagaatttttagatatttttaccgaaaacaagacaaaaaacaaatatttttcttgaaaataattttttgccgtGTATAATATACTGAATCTTATTACAgggttgtttaaaaaaacaaaacagtaaCATCTCTGTATTACAACATAGTATTTCATATTCATCTTTTTCCATTGTATGTGGATTAAACAGTCACGTGCtaacttaaaaacaaaatataactgaacatttatttcagtttattatATCCAACATATTTCAGCAAACAAACAGTATTTTTCAAGGAACATCTCATACAATGTTAAGCACATGACAGATGGAGGTGATATTTATTTACTCAGGTAAAAGTCATAACATCACAATCAGTGTTTATCAAACTCATTATAACAATAAAGAAGCTGGAAAGTTGTGCAAAGTTAACCTGGTAATTGTTCAGTCAAGTGGAGTCAACCAAAACAAAAAGCATACTTGTTATTAAACATATTTCTCAGCTTTAACAGCAGACATGATGATAGGTCTACTGTCTGTAGAGGGTGGGTTTGTCCTTTGCTAGCTTTGTATTTAAGGACTTAATGTTCATTGTAATGTGCTCAATAAAAAAGATTAAACAAGAGTTTATGTTTATTGATGACATCTAGTAAAAAAGTAACACAGTTCAAAAATTTTAATGAAAAGCACAGTACATGCAACAAGATCTACTTTTTACTATGCAGATTTTGCACAAACTGGACTGTGCTCATATAAATGTCCATGCCATTGTACTTGGAGGGTTGTAAAGGATTAATTTGTTGTCTTAACTGCTCCATATGTTCAGGACTTATAGGCCCTTTAAACTGTGGATCATTTATCGCCGTGTGTTTATCTTCGATAGATCCCCTGTCCTCTCTTTTGATATCAGGAATGGTCATCTCCTAACATAAAACATAAggtttattgtttacatcatCATAATTCACAGTTCATTTGGTTattataaatacaatgcaaaGCATTCAAGTCTCTGATGATATTTTTATGTATAAGTACTTTAATACCTCTGATTTGGCAATGGGATTTTTCATCTGTCCGATCTCCCACAGCTGGTTTGGTGTGAGGTTTTGCTCCGTTGTGAGTGGGTGGTTGTCCCATCTCTCATGAAACAAATCTAGGTTTGCTTGCAGTCGgggcaaaaacacaaaatggcaGCAAAATAATTGAAGAGCGCTGCTCAGATCCAGCATGTCCTGTTCCTCTAATGTGTGTAAAATATGGTAGAATAAGCTAGTGACCCCTATCCAGAGATCACGCCAGAGACTCtctaatctaaaaaaaaaaaaccagacCAATTACATTAAAACGTTGATATAGTGATTACAGtatacatttaaagaaataaacaatcTTACCTGTGACTGTGGACACTTTTGTCTGCTATAAAACAGTTACTGTCTGATCCACGTACAGTAAACATCAACCGAGCCACACCAACATTTTCTCCTCCGTGATTAGCTTGAACTCTATACAATAATAAAACAAGAAAGAGACagaaaattatattaatatctCATTAGCTGCgattttaataaatgcttatgTGTGTAATATCAAACTAAATGTAAACAGGACCTGTTTCACagacaacactgcaaaaaatgactttcttgcttagtattttgtcctgttttgagtataaatatctaaacattgttaaatcaagatgtattttcttgatgagcaaaacgacctaagaacataagtctagtttttagacaaaaaaaaaacaatttaagtgaatttgtgtttgaaacaagcaaaattatctgccaaaagagtgagaaaatgttgcttatattaagtgtttaagaaaaaagaaaacttgtttttagattttttttttcttaccccattgacagatACCTTTGCTTGAACTTAaatcaaatttacttaaattgtatatttttccTAGGCCATTTTGCTCAACAAGATAAatcataatttttaaatatttctactgaaatcaagacaaaaatactaagtgagaaagtcattttttgcagtgaaggcGCTTACacttcaaaaaataattttcaagaaaaaaattcttagtattttttcttgttatcagtaaaaaaaaatatatcaaaaaattcttaaattaagatgctttttcttgatgattaaaatgacccaagaaaataagtagtttttagaccaaaaatataaaatttaagtgattttgtgcatgaaacaagcaaaaaatctaaatttttcttaaatttgtatttaagaaaaattttgaatattttttagcttaccccattttcaaaatcacttcaatttgatatttttggtctaaaaactacttattttcttgggtcattttaatcatcaagaaaaagcatcttaatttaagaatttttagatatttttactgaaaacaagacaaaaatactaagaatttttttcttgaaaattattttttacagtttatggttagtcccagattaaaatgcatgtttgatctttcttaaagggatagtttacccaaaaatgaaaattctgtcatcattttctcatcatgttgttctaaacctgtacaaatttcttttttctgaacCCAAAAAAAGATATCAGGATAAAtggtggtaagcacacagctaatggtaaccattgactttcatagtaggaaaaacaaataagatggaatgtaatgggtaccatcaattgtgtgcttaccatcatttaaaatatcttcttttgtgttcgtgagaaaaaagaaattcatacaggtttagaacaacatgaggatgagaaaatgatgacagaatttttatttttgggtgaactatccctttaactgaaaacaacttgccatgacatatcttaaaggtgcagtgtgtaaattttagcggcatctagtggtgaggttgcgaattgcaaccaacggcgtagtccactgctcactccttgcttttgaaacacatagagaagctacggtagctgtcACCAGACAACCATGTCAtagtcggagacaacttagtaaaaaaattgtcgttaagggcttctgtaaaaaaatagcggcacaaaatggcgacttccatgtaaggggaccctctttgtatgtagataaaaaggtctcgttctaatgtaataaacacataacggttcattatgaaaaggtctttatacacccctgacaatatagttttgtaaattattttgcatttctgtcaagagatccttctaaaaattacacactgcaccttaaaaatctatcagtgccattgttttgtgtcaagatgcacaccagtaatgtttcttctaagtcacatttataaaagcTACTAACTCTAACCCAGTCTGTGAACCAGGCCATAatgtctttttatttattattatttgtgaaGATTGTACAAGAAGAAATGAATGCTTTTACGTTAGTGGGCATCCAAATTTCTCAACAGCCTGGCTGAAAAATGACAGGGTTGTGTCAGATCGGTTGTTGTCTGCAGCTCTCAGGTACATTAtctacacaaaaaaacacaaggaCAATGTTTTACAAGAAACTATTTCAgcaaaactaacattttaatcagtaataaaaaaattataatcatattttaataaacagttCATACTGAAAAAGGCGTACACCACATtataacatgtttttaaatacatttacttataattacaaatattatttaaatgtttgagTATACCCTACAAAACTTTATCTGGTTTAGTCATAATTATTAAAGTACATTACCATtacactacactgcaaaaaaattattgtcaagaaaaaaattcttagtatttttgtcttgttttcagtaaaaaatatctaaaaattcttaaattaacccaagaaaaaaatctgccagtggggtaagcaaaaaaatcttgaaaaattttcttaaacactaaattcaagaaaaatttgcttaccccatttgcatatttgtttgcttgttttatgcacaaaatcacttaaatgttatatttttggtctataaactagacttattttctggggtcgttttgctcatcaagaaaaagcatatgAATATAAAGCATATTATAAAGCATATTACCTTACGTGAGAAGACATCAATGCCTGCGAAGATCACAATATTGTAcctaaagaaaaaaaacatgctgTTAAACACTATTTGAATACAGTAGCATAAAAACAACCCTCATCTATCAAGAATATTAAATGTATTCATAATAAAGAACAAAGTTAAAGTCACATACTCAGGTTACCTGATAAGTTTATGGTTTGTGTCTACATGTACTAAGTACTTTGGACACGGCACTGAGTTTGTTCCCAACTGAGTGGTTTTTGACTGAATCCCAACACTTTCTACTCGCTGTATTGCTGCTTGTACTCTGTTCCACTGTAGTCGATAACCTTGTGCTTTCAGTGCTTCTTTAATCAACCTGTAACCTGCATGCGGCATCATTTCCTTTACTTTTGAAACAAGTTGATCGAGTTCTTCATCGGTGCAGCTACTGTACAGTCCTCGAACCGTTAGGTTGTTCTCTGTCAGCCTCCTAAAGAGAGTCGCTCGAGAAACTCCCAGCAAACGTGAAATAGTTTTGACAGGAAGTCCGATCTTCAGTAGATAGACGATGTGTCCTATAGGTATTACAGTCCTTGGACGCCCACTAAGACTTTGTCTTTCCACTTGAACCACTGGGTGAGACATCTGTGTGTTTAATTCTGAATTGGAGCTCAGTTAATGGTTTGGTTACATGCACAGCATTGAGAAATACAATTTCCTATCTACATAAAAAAATCCATGGGTCAATATCAAGTTGATGTTGCTGAAAAGAAACGTGTAACCCGTGCAAGTAATCTCTCCAGAAGTcctaaagagaaataaaaacagattttaaaattatttaaacatgAGAATCAGACTAAATTAACTTAAACCATATGTCTATGGTGTTAAGATGTCTTCAGTTGACCCATGACCTGTGAAGAGATGAATTCAATCCCCTACCTACATAGACGCTGTCTGTCTCAAATCAATATAACAAAACTCACAGATTTTTCATGGGATATTGTACATACATGGACAACATTTACCTGCACTTTTTAATTGTGTTGCCCAGCTTTAAATTATTGGCGGTGTCGCTGTATTTTCCTAAAGGTTGTATTTTAGTACTGTCTgtaatagggctgggtattggcaagggcctcccgatacgatacatatcacgatacattgcaatactttttcttttttatcaaaaatgtttaaaaaaaatagagccgaactgtttttaaattttctgccattttctcactctgacttctgagacattggcagacaactggacagtgacaactacagcagcggcggaggaggtcgtttgacgcacacagagggatttgatggttttttttaaagatatcgatagtagagatcgaaatatcgatatatttttttccacagcCCTAGTCTGTAATGTTGCATTTGTGGTAGTTTATTAGTATGTACTTGCTCTTCCAAGCAAAACAGTGATCAGCGAACAACTTCTGACCCCCAGGGGGTGCGTCTatccttcacagaggtaatccaaACATCTtcagtgggttaataaaggtcttctgtgggtggTCTATGCAGTTTTGTAAGAGAAATATCCAGTTTTTGAGCTTTGTGAACTGTAGTAACTGGCTTCCGGTGGCGGCGCCATCTTGGATTCACTCTTTGAGCGTAGTGAGCGTTTGTTGCCATGGGTACCGTTGCGCAGTGACTCTCGTGAATCGCGTGGGTCCAGGATGGCGCCGTTGCCGGAGGTTGGTTATTGTAGTTTGTAGAGTTTGAAGTATGGATGTTTTTCTTGCGATATTGCATCGATTGCCCGCAGGATACATGTTGTGGATtgcttctgtgaaggatggatgcattTATTGGGCTTCAAAGTCCCTGATCCCCTTTTCCATGCATCCATGCCATGAATCAACACGTAATCATTTGAAAGCGGTTTTATTGTGTCTGTGCTGCCATCTAGTGACTCtttatgaaaatagctttaAACTTAAACGGCATTTATTATGAAACCAGTGGATGCATTAAAATGTCAGTTCCTTTTTTAGCTTATTTAGTGACACATTGTTCACTTCATTTCTTCTTTTCCATAATTTTATTCTGTTTCCTTTAAATCGATATTACAGAATTGccaaatatatttcaaatattgtaATCATAATGATCACAACATACTGATTGCATCTATTGctatttttgttttgaaatcTAGAAACATGCAAAACAGCTTTGAAACGTGTATGTACTGTGAAAAGCTCTATACAAACAAATGTGATTTAAATGTAATGCATGTAACATTATGAAATActgagacagagaaagagatcAAGAATAAACTCctatttcttttctttaaagATCCCACAAATAACACAGCACCTGGAGTCATTCCTATAGTCAAACACCAtgaaatacttttaataaaagacAAATACCTTTTTGAGGAGAATCCAGTGTTTGGAGCTAAACTGCGACACATAAACGACTCGAGACGTTCTTATATGTGGCCCTGTCTGTGAGATCCAGGCTAAGGTCTCATAATCTGATTATGAGATTAGAAGCACAAAAATACCAGAAGGCTTCATAAACATTCATTTCAATCGCTGACATGGTCttgctcagtcaatattaaagatattaaggttaAACTTTCACAGAATGTACTTTTATAAAGGCAAtggtgtatttttttaaaggtttttaagGCTGTCATCCAGTTATAGCTAAAGACATTATAGTGATTTACTGTTATAAAAACCTCTTTCATGATGTAAAGgaaattctgtgaaaatataaccttgatatctttaatattgactgggtAAGACCATGACAAGGACtgaaatcattgtttaaaaagcCATATGACTACTTTGATGTTCTTAGTCTTATGGTAGGATTATgggactttagcctggatttcacagacagggtcacatgttTCACAAGCAATGACGCGAGATCAGGCATTATGTGCAAAGACAAAATGATGTACAgccaacaaaaacacacacatggtGGCATAAAAGCATACGAAGGAAACATCCATCTTAAAACATCCAAataaactcattttttacaaacTTAACATTGTTATCTGGTGAAATGAAAgtttataaatgtgcatttagtTTCATTCTAAGCTCTTAGATTTTATTCATTGATGTAAACTGTATTATAGCACatgtaatgtaattaatgaaaaaataatttagatGTTGAAATGTTTGATGTGtatgacattaaaaaataaaataaaaagaaattagcccatttatgaaataaaatgaaCCAAGTGTTTTAATGAAAATTGAAAGCATCCCTTGGGTTAAACAAACAACTTGTTTGCTGGATTAAAATGAACAACATGTGTTCTGCCATATTTACCATTTGGCTGAAAATACATCCCAATATActtatgtgaccctgtctgtgaaatccaggctaaagtctcataatctgatgGTGAGATTATAGGAGCATCAAAGTAGTCAGGATGTTGTCttcaattcaaatgtatttctataatattgttttaaagcagcttcACATTAAATTCAGGAAATGGAGCAAATGGGCAAAGACAAAGTTGCATgactgtataaatttctttgttctgctgaacacaaagaaagatattttaggcaatgtttgtaaccaaagcaTTTGTGAGCGCCATTGAGtttcatagtatttgtttttcctactatggaagtcaatggtgctacTGAACaatgaaatgtatacaggtttgtaacaacatgagggtgagtaaattatcacaaaattttcatatttgggtaaactctgcttttaaaatatttcaaatatctTTTTTAATACGGGATGTTTGTTTTCCCCTTTACACAAGAGGGCGCAGTTGATCTACATTATGGCTATAGAATAAACGTCTGCGTTTACGGTGCATTTAATAAACAGTTTAGTATTTCTACCCCTTAAAATCCACTTGTTTCATCTCTTGAAATGCATTAAGGGTTTTACACGTTTCTCATAGTGATTATTATGGATTAAATCCAGCTGCACGCTTTTTATAACGACGAACCGAAAATGTTGGACTACAATTTTGTCGTCAtccaaaaaaagagagaaattaTGTATGTAACTTAATAATGTATGCAAAGTTTGTTGTGAACTCTGTTAATTTAAGTTCAACacacacaggccgtttctcaatccgaaggctgcagcctccggctgcatacgtcatcaagactgtcttatttcagaatattaacaattataaagttgactattattcttagtaaattgtaaattgttataatctgcttatgacttgcgaatgtaatgctcagttaactaaaataaaccaggcttgatgacgtatgcagcctacataTGCGACCGCCGCGGCCTTctgattgagaaacggccacaGACCAAATGGTCTTCTTCGACTTCAGGCTGCGCCGCAAGAAACGACAGGCggtgacgtcaaagtaccgcgagaacgattcgaCAAACCATGCGGAGAAGTCTTagttcgactcgctctcgcgttactttgacgtcatcttcCGGTCGTTTCTTGctgcgccgcatgaagtcgaacataTCTAATACAATGGATTGCTACAAAGCAGTAGGCAGTGCTTGTTATCGGTATAACCCGCCCTTTCCGAAACTAAACGAGTTTTAACCTTTCCTCATCATACATTACTGTAAATATCGTCTGGATTTTTGCTTTAAACTCTGAAAAAAATCATGTACACGAAAAACAAATACGAAGGAAAGTCTGTGGCGTTTACATGTTATGAATAAGTGACGTCAGAGAAGATGAAGCGAGCAGGTGAGTGAATTTTGCGATTTTAAAGAATGATTTAACAGAGGATTTACAAAACTGAAgtaaactaatatttaattGGAGTTTAATGAAGACACGTTGTCGTTTAATGATATATATGCAGATAATAACACAACGAGGAAACTTTATTTTGAGTTGTCATGAACAGCTACGTTAGGTCATATAATGTCATGTCAAGCTAAGTATATGTATGTCTGAAATCTAAGTTAGGTATTTTAAGTGGTAGATTTTCTATTATTACAGAATATAGTAGATTTCTTTAGTTTAGTTTAACTTAAGACTTTCAAGAGAATTTCTATGGTGCATCAATATTGAAACTGAAAATGACAGTCTGGTGGTTTTTAAAATTATACTATACACTATTAAGTCCATTAGAGTACTTTATTGTCATTGCACCAACAATACACACTTAACTAtacataataaaattatattatagGAGTATTTCAAGAATTAAATTGTTTGGTTAATTTGGTTAAACCCCATATATTTTTACTCAATTTTACAGTAACAGCATTACAGGAAGTCAGTCAGCCATGTTGTTTTCATGATTACATTATAGATAGGCACAAAGTTCCCTTTTTGTTCATGTCTATTGTTATTGTTGTCACCCAGCAGGTGTGCAGAAACCACCCTTGGCACCAAAACCAAGCGTGAAACCGGCAGCAGTGCAAACAGAGCTTGCTTCGAGATTGTTTGCTTATCAACAACGTTCCTCACCGACTGTCGAACAGAAAGAAAAGCCTTCCGTGGCACCAAAGCCGTGCCTCTCCAATATTTCCCCACATGCTTTTAACTCAAAACCTCTCAAGGTTGAGCACCAAGCTCGTCTTCAGCAAAAGCCTG is drawn from Misgurnus anguillicaudatus chromosome 6, ASM2758022v2, whole genome shotgun sequence and contains these coding sequences:
- the LOC129434498 gene encoding uncharacterized protein; protein product: MSHPVVQVERQSLSGRPRTVIPIGHIVYLLKIGLPVKTISRLLGVSRATLFRRLTENNLTVRGLYSSCTDEELDQLVSKVKEMMPHAGYRLIKEALKAQGYRLQWNRVQAAIQRVESVGIQSKTTQLGTNSVPCPKYLVHVDTNHKLIRYNIVIFAGIDVFSRKIMYLRAADNNRSDTTLSFFSQAVEKFGCPLTVQANHGGENVGVARLMFTVRGSDSNCFIADKSVHSHRLESLWRDLWIGVTSLFYHILHTLEEQDMLDLSSALQLFCCHFVFLPRLQANLDLFHERWDNHPLTTEQNLTPNQLWEIGQMKNPIAKSEEMTIPDIKREDRGSIEDKHTAINDPQFKGPISPEHMEQLRQQINPLQPSKYNGMDIYMSTVQFVQNLHSKK